One Candidatus Nezhaarchaeales archaeon DNA segment encodes these proteins:
- a CDS encoding MFS transporter translates to MLKYFKAAPQLSSQVKVAFTSLQARRTLMVSSMFHFINDATLLVLPAVSPILFKEFNFSYYDAGLLYGVTLSLMVVFQVFFGFLSDKYNELNVIAAGNFLIASSCILLASASSRLELFIYNAVFAIGASAFHPASYAALSRVNRDLASRTRHMGFSGSAGDFGSFIAVASTGLLLGLIGWRNLFTAWAFIALLAFIVYISILKSNFKIPPLQVGVEATLSGNVKPTLRTLTPLLILCLAMGGIHRIHINFVPLLLTDSLGLTASVSSTLFSLFILSGCMGALVSGLIVNRLGPRKALFTVFIAVFPLSLILWLHSYTWRILVFVSIVISGFTSYATYPIIYGLFSQIVKAGSRGRAYGFIVGSAFIGGSLYSFIGGKLADLASNVSATFALSSITGLAAALTSTMIEER, encoded by the coding sequence ATGCTTAAATACTTTAAAGCTGCTCCGCAGTTATCATCCCAGGTTAAGGTGGCTTTCACGTCTCTACAAGCACGTAGGACGTTGATGGTTAGCAGTATGTTCCACTTTATAAATGACGCTACACTCCTAGTCCTACCCGCGGTTTCACCCATCCTATTTAAGGAGTTTAACTTCTCCTACTACGATGCAGGGCTTTTATACGGGGTTACGCTATCCCTAATGGTGGTTTTCCAAGTCTTTTTCGGCTTCCTATCCGATAAGTATAACGAGCTTAACGTAATAGCGGCTGGTAACTTCTTAATCGCTTCCTCATGTATCCTTCTAGCTTCCGCCTCGTCTAGGCTAGAGCTCTTCATATATAACGCGGTTTTCGCCATTGGCGCTAGCGCTTTTCATCCTGCTTCCTACGCGGCTCTATCTAGGGTTAATAGGGATCTGGCTTCACGTACGCGTCATATGGGCTTCTCGGGTTCAGCTGGTGACTTCGGTAGCTTTATAGCCGTAGCTTCAACAGGCCTCCTACTAGGGCTTATAGGTTGGCGTAACCTCTTTACGGCTTGGGCATTCATAGCCTTATTGGCGTTCATCGTTTATATTTCAATTTTAAAATCGAACTTTAAGATTCCACCCCTTCAAGTAGGGGTTGAAGCGACGCTAAGTGGAAACGTAAAGCCTACGCTAAGAACATTAACGCCGCTATTAATCCTATGCTTAGCGATGGGCGGCATTCATAGGATCCATATAAACTTCGTGCCGCTACTTCTCACGGACTCGTTAGGGTTAACCGCGAGCGTCTCAAGCACGTTATTCTCACTATTTATACTATCAGGCTGTATGGGCGCCCTCGTTAGCGGGCTAATAGTTAATCGCCTCGGGCCTAGGAAGGCGTTATTCACGGTCTTCATAGCCGTTTTCCCGCTATCACTCATACTTTGGCTTCATAGCTACACGTGGAGGATCCTAGTTTTCGTTTCAATAGTTATTAGCGGCTTTACTTCTTACGCTACTTATCCGATCATCTACGGCTTATTCTCTCAGATAGTTAAAGCTGGAAGTAGGGGTCGTGCGTACGGCTTTATTGTAGGCTCAGCCTTCATCGGCGGCTCACTATACTCATTTATTGGCGGTAAGCTAGCGGATCTAGCTTCAAACGTATCGGCAACCTTCGCTTTAAGCTCCATTACGGGGTTAGCCGCAGCATTAACCTCCACCATGATTGAGGAGCGTTAA